In one window of Skermanella rosea DNA:
- a CDS encoding ABC transporter ATP-binding protein — protein sequence MAKSDAASRDDLIVELADVHLKLDSAAGPVNILRGIDVTVRRGETVSVVGPSGSGKSTMMMIMAGLERPTSGLVRVAGNDLGTLDEDRLARFRRDHVGIVFQAFHLIPTMTALENVAIPLEFAGMSDAFDRARAGLESVGLKHRVTHYPGQLSGGEQQRVALARAFAAEPSLLLADEPTGNLDGETGAQVIRLMFDLAANRGATLVLITHDTGLAARCDRAIRVADGRIESAGDAKAELRPVRASGI from the coding sequence ATGGCGAAGTCCGATGCTGCTTCTCGGGATGACCTGATCGTCGAGCTGGCCGACGTCCACCTAAAGCTGGACAGTGCCGCCGGTCCCGTCAACATCCTGCGAGGCATAGATGTTACCGTCAGGCGCGGCGAGACGGTCAGCGTCGTGGGTCCTTCGGGCTCGGGCAAGTCGACCATGATGATGATCATGGCGGGGCTGGAGCGGCCGACCAGCGGCCTGGTCAGGGTCGCCGGGAACGACCTCGGGACCCTGGACGAGGACAGGCTGGCCCGCTTCCGGCGCGACCATGTCGGCATCGTCTTCCAGGCGTTCCACCTGATCCCGACCATGACCGCGCTGGAGAACGTGGCGATCCCGCTGGAGTTCGCCGGGATGTCCGACGCCTTCGACCGGGCCCGCGCCGGGCTGGAATCGGTGGGCCTGAAGCACCGCGTGACCCATTATCCCGGCCAGCTTTCCGGCGGCGAGCAGCAGCGCGTGGCGCTCGCCCGCGCCTTCGCCGCCGAACCGTCGCTGCTGCTGGCGGACGAGCCGACCGGCAACCTGGACGGCGAGACCGGCGCCCAGGTCATCAGGCTGATGTTCGACCTCGCCGCCAACCGGGGCGCCACCCTGGTGCTGATCACCCACGACACCGGCCTCGCCGCCCGCTGCGACCGGGCGATCCGGGTCGCCGACGGCAGGATCGAGAGCGCCGGCGACGCCAAGGCCGAGCTCCGCCCCGTCCGCGCCTCGGGCATCTGA
- a CDS encoding arylesterase, protein MRHRLFNAGAKAAAAAGLALLALVAVPEGRLAAAAEPVRILALGDSLTAGYGLPEQDGFTARLQRALRDKGYQADVINAGVSGDTTAGGRARLEWALADQPQAVVVALGANDGLRGIDPASTRENLDAILATLKEREVPTLLAGMYAPPNLGRDYGERFNAIYPELAAKYDVPLYPFFLEGVALDRKLNQEDGMHPNAQGVAIMVDGILPHLTGLLDDLPRRDVKG, encoded by the coding sequence ATGCGCCACCGGCTTTTCAACGCAGGTGCGAAAGCCGCCGCCGCGGCGGGACTGGCGCTGCTGGCCCTGGTCGCGGTGCCGGAGGGGCGCCTTGCGGCGGCCGCGGAGCCGGTCAGGATCCTGGCGCTGGGCGACAGCCTGACCGCCGGCTACGGTCTTCCCGAGCAGGACGGCTTCACCGCGCGGCTCCAGCGGGCGCTGCGCGACAAGGGTTACCAAGCGGACGTCATCAATGCCGGGGTGTCGGGCGACACGACGGCCGGCGGACGGGCGCGGCTGGAATGGGCCCTGGCCGACCAGCCCCAGGCCGTGGTGGTGGCGCTGGGCGCCAACGACGGGCTGCGCGGCATTGATCCGGCCTCCACCCGCGAGAACCTGGACGCCATCCTGGCCACCCTGAAGGAGCGCGAGGTCCCGACCCTGCTCGCCGGGATGTACGCGCCGCCCAACCTGGGGCGCGACTATGGCGAGCGATTCAACGCGATTTACCCGGAGCTCGCGGCGAAATACGATGTTCCCCTCTATCCTTTCTTCCTGGAAGGGGTGGCGCTCGACCGGAAGCTGAATCAGGAGGACGGCATGCATCCCAATGCCCAGGGCGTGGCGATCATGGTGGACGGCATCCTGCCCCATCTGACCGGGCTGCTCGACGATCTCCCGCGGCGGGACGTGAAGGGATGA
- a CDS encoding FIST signal transduction protein, with protein sequence MEAPTGARFAAASATGEDWRTTVKACLDKLGPVEGCNLGFLYISDALAADAVSIVTLMRGVTGIKDWVGTVGIGVCATGEELFDRPAIAVMTAQLPPGSFHLPAPITESIEGFEPETAEWLKTHAPVLGLVHGDPRNPQTHEIIPELSDALGGFLVGGLTSSRTNYGQFGGRPGTAPVIEGGVSGVLFSDQVPVATGLTQGCTPIGPIRKITRAQNNIIVEIDGRPALEVFKEDIGELLARDLRRVAGYIFAALPITGSDTGDYLVRNLVGIDPNHGLIAIGDMVEPGRSIMFARRDRASAEADLERMLTMLKKRLKGPPRGGIYVSCLARGPALFGEDSEELKAIRDQLGDFPLVGFFANGEISHNRLYGYTGVLTLFL encoded by the coding sequence ATGGAAGCCCCCACGGGGGCGCGTTTCGCCGCGGCCTCCGCCACCGGCGAGGATTGGCGCACGACGGTCAAGGCCTGCCTGGACAAGCTGGGGCCGGTCGAAGGCTGCAATCTGGGCTTCCTGTACATATCGGACGCGCTGGCGGCCGACGCGGTCAGCATCGTGACGCTGATGCGCGGCGTCACCGGCATCAAGGACTGGGTCGGCACGGTCGGGATCGGCGTCTGCGCCACGGGCGAGGAGCTGTTCGACCGGCCGGCCATCGCGGTGATGACGGCCCAGCTTCCGCCCGGCAGCTTCCACCTGCCGGCGCCGATCACCGAGAGCATAGAGGGGTTCGAGCCCGAGACGGCGGAGTGGCTGAAGACCCACGCCCCGGTCCTGGGGCTGGTCCACGGCGACCCGCGCAATCCGCAGACCCACGAGATCATCCCCGAGCTGTCCGACGCGCTGGGAGGGTTCCTGGTCGGCGGGCTGACCTCGTCGCGGACCAACTACGGCCAGTTCGGCGGCCGGCCCGGCACGGCGCCGGTGATCGAGGGGGGCGTGTCGGGCGTGCTGTTCTCCGACCAGGTGCCGGTGGCGACCGGCCTGACCCAGGGCTGCACGCCGATCGGGCCGATCCGCAAGATCACCCGCGCCCAGAACAATATCATCGTCGAGATCGACGGAAGGCCCGCGCTGGAGGTCTTCAAGGAGGACATCGGCGAGCTGCTGGCGCGCGACCTGCGCCGCGTCGCCGGCTACATCTTCGCGGCCCTGCCGATCACCGGGTCCGACACCGGCGACTACCTGGTGCGCAACCTGGTCGGCATCGACCCCAACCACGGGCTGATCGCGATCGGCGACATGGTCGAGCCGGGCCGAAGCATCATGTTCGCGCGGCGCGACCGGGCGAGCGCCGAGGCCGACCTGGAGCGCATGCTGACGATGCTGAAGAAGCGGCTGAAGGGGCCGCCGCGCGGCGGCATCTACGTGTCGTGCCTGGCGCGCGGGCCGGCGCTGTTCGGCGAGGACAGCGAGGAGCTGAAGGCGATCCGGGACCAGCTGGGCGATTTCCCGCTGGTGGGATTTTTCGCCAATGGGGAGATTTCCCACAACAGGCTCTACGGCTATACCGGCGTGCTCACGCTCTTCCTCTGA
- a CDS encoding NADP(H)-dependent aldo-keto reductase, whose product MEYRRLGRTDVQVSAICLGTMTWGRQNTEAEGHAQMDYALERGVNFWDTAEMYAIPPIEESYGSTERIIGSWFASRGGRDKVVLASKAIGRSPGGFAWVRGGKARLDRENLVRAVEDSLTRLRTDYIDLYQLHWPDRTTARFGARGWKGGANEGATPIEETLRALDELVRSGKIRHVGLSNETPWGTMAFLRLADELGLPRVVSVQNAYNLLNRTYEDGLAEVSIREQCGLLAYSPLAAATLTGKYLDGRIPPGTRRALDHRKSRYDTVNADAAVRAYLDVAKRHGLDPAQMALAFVTRQPFVTSNIIGATSMEHLKTNIDSIGITLDEEVLKDIEEVNARFPNPCP is encoded by the coding sequence ATGGAATACCGTCGTTTGGGCCGCACCGACGTGCAGGTCAGCGCGATCTGCCTGGGCACGATGACCTGGGGCCGCCAGAACACCGAGGCCGAGGGCCACGCCCAGATGGACTACGCGCTGGAGCGCGGCGTCAATTTCTGGGACACGGCGGAGATGTACGCGATCCCGCCGATCGAGGAAAGCTACGGCTCGACCGAGCGGATCATCGGTTCCTGGTTCGCCAGCCGGGGCGGGCGCGACAAGGTGGTGCTGGCGAGCAAGGCGATCGGCCGCTCGCCCGGCGGCTTCGCCTGGGTCCGCGGCGGCAAGGCCCGGCTGGACCGGGAGAACCTGGTGCGCGCGGTCGAGGACAGCCTGACCCGGCTGCGCACCGACTATATCGACCTGTACCAGCTCCACTGGCCCGACCGGACCACCGCCCGCTTCGGCGCCCGCGGCTGGAAAGGCGGCGCCAACGAGGGTGCCACGCCCATCGAGGAGACCTTGCGGGCGCTGGACGAACTGGTCCGTTCGGGCAAGATCCGGCATGTCGGCCTGTCCAACGAGACGCCCTGGGGCACCATGGCCTTCCTGCGGCTGGCCGACGAGCTGGGGCTGCCGCGGGTGGTCAGTGTCCAGAACGCCTATAACCTGCTGAACCGGACCTACGAGGACGGGCTGGCCGAGGTGTCGATCCGCGAACAGTGCGGGCTGCTGGCCTATTCGCCGCTGGCGGCGGCGACGCTGACCGGCAAGTACCTGGACGGCCGGATCCCGCCGGGGACCCGGCGCGCGCTGGACCACCGCAAGTCGCGCTACGACACGGTCAACGCCGACGCGGCGGTGCGGGCCTATCTGGACGTGGCGAAGCGCCACGGGCTGGACCCGGCGCAGATGGCGCTGGCCTTCGTCACCCGGCAGCCCTTCGTGACGTCGAACATCATCGGCGCGACGTCGATGGAGCACCTGAAGACGAACATCGATTCGATCGGGATCACGCTGGACGAAGAGGTGTTGAAGGATATCGAGGAGGTCAACGCCCGATTCCCGAACCCCTGTCCCTGA
- the thpR gene encoding RNA 2',3'-cyclic phosphodiesterase encodes MIRLFVALELPEAVRERLAGLGGGVPGARWTEPENLHLTVRFIGEVENGLLPDIDAALGSVSAPAFDLVLDGVGQFGSGSRSRVLWAGVERNDALVHLNQKVESALVRAGLPREERRYSPHVTLARLRDAPQERVGRFIQDRGLFRAGPIRVEHFTLFESRPGSGGPVYDPLREYPLG; translated from the coding sequence ATGATCCGCCTGTTCGTCGCCCTTGAACTGCCCGAAGCCGTCCGCGAGCGATTGGCCGGCCTGGGCGGCGGCGTGCCCGGCGCCCGCTGGACCGAGCCGGAGAACCTGCACCTGACCGTCCGCTTCATCGGCGAGGTGGAGAACGGCCTGCTGCCCGACATCGACGCGGCCCTGGGAAGCGTCTCGGCGCCGGCCTTCGACCTCGTCCTGGACGGGGTCGGGCAGTTCGGCAGCGGCAGCCGGTCGCGCGTGCTGTGGGCCGGGGTGGAGCGCAACGACGCGCTGGTCCACCTGAACCAGAAGGTCGAATCGGCGCTGGTCCGGGCCGGGCTGCCGCGCGAGGAGCGGCGCTACAGCCCGCACGTGACCCTGGCCCGCCTGCGCGACGCGCCCCAGGAGCGGGTCGGACGCTTCATCCAGGACCGCGGGCTGTTCCGCGCCGGTCCGATCCGGGTGGAGCACTTCACCCTGTTCGAGAGCCGTCCGGGCAGCGGCGGACCGGTCTATGACCCGTTGAGGGAGTACCCGCTGGGGTGA
- a CDS encoding aspartate-semialdehyde dehydrogenase — protein sequence MSTSSNHSPRRVAIVGATGAVGREMVSVLHRRAFPVGELGLFASERSAGRTLETPFGVKTLAAFDADVVKGYDIVLMAVSGDFAKEHAPTLASAGAVVIDNSSAFRYDPEIPLIVPEINAGALGTSRLIANPNCTTAILVLALGPLHQAFGLKRVIVSTYQATSGAGAEGMAELEEQTRNQLSGRPVTNSFFRHPIPFNVIPQIDAFQDNGYTKEEMKVTWESRKILGIPDLPASCTAVRIPTYRAHSESVTIETLRPVTADAAREVLAEAPGVKLADDPANGVYPMPLTATGEFDVEVGRIRANPVFGENGLDFFVCGDQLLKGAALNAVQIAELTL from the coding sequence ATGAGCACCTCATCGAACCACTCCCCCCGCCGTGTCGCCATCGTCGGCGCCACCGGCGCCGTCGGCCGCGAAATGGTCAGCGTGCTTCACCGCCGCGCCTTCCCGGTGGGCGAGCTCGGCCTGTTCGCCTCGGAGCGCAGCGCCGGCCGCACCTTGGAAACCCCGTTCGGCGTCAAGACGCTGGCCGCCTTCGACGCCGACGTGGTCAAGGGCTATGACATCGTCCTGATGGCGGTGTCCGGCGACTTCGCCAAGGAGCACGCCCCGACGCTGGCGTCGGCCGGCGCCGTCGTGATCGACAATTCCTCGGCCTTCCGCTACGACCCCGAGATCCCGCTGATCGTGCCGGAGATCAATGCCGGGGCGCTCGGCACCAGCCGGCTGATCGCCAACCCCAACTGCACCACGGCCATCCTGGTGCTGGCCCTGGGTCCGCTCCACCAGGCGTTCGGCCTGAAGCGCGTGATCGTCTCGACCTACCAGGCGACCAGCGGCGCCGGGGCGGAGGGCATGGCCGAGCTGGAGGAGCAGACCCGCAACCAGCTCTCCGGCCGCCCGGTCACCAACAGCTTCTTCCGGCACCCCATCCCGTTCAACGTCATCCCCCAGATCGACGCCTTCCAGGACAACGGCTACACCAAGGAAGAGATGAAGGTGACGTGGGAGAGCCGGAAGATCCTGGGCATCCCGGATCTGCCGGCGAGCTGCACGGCGGTGCGCATCCCGACATACCGCGCCCATTCCGAGAGCGTCACCATCGAGACCCTGCGCCCGGTGACCGCCGACGCCGCCCGCGAGGTGCTGGCCGAGGCCCCCGGCGTCAAGCTGGCCGACGATCCGGCCAACGGCGTCTACCCGATGCCGCTGACCGCGACCGGCGAATTCGACGTCGAGGTCGGCCGCATCCGCGCCAACCCCGTGTTCGGCGAAAACGGCCTGGACTTCTTCGTCTGCGGCGACCAGTTGCTCAAGGGCGCGGCGCTGAACGCGGTGCAGATCGCGGAGCTGACGCTCTGA
- a CDS encoding SUF system Fe-S cluster assembly regulator, with protein MIKLSKMTDYAVVVMARMARDGACVQTVPQLAERTGVPAPTVAKLMKLLAPAGLMESHRGAAGGYRLTRAAEGISIAEIISAVDGPIALTACVDGAEGHCDVESLCPMRGNWDKVNRAVRRALEEVSLADMTAVPTFLPLPEVGPDMTMNNRRTGRTMREIGEKHGCDA; from the coding sequence ATGATCAAGCTCAGCAAGATGACGGACTACGCGGTGGTCGTGATGGCGCGGATGGCGCGCGACGGCGCCTGCGTCCAGACCGTCCCGCAACTTGCCGAGCGCACAGGCGTACCGGCTCCCACCGTCGCCAAGCTCATGAAACTTCTCGCCCCCGCCGGCCTGATGGAATCCCATCGCGGGGCCGCCGGCGGCTACCGGCTGACCCGTGCTGCCGAGGGAATCTCGATCGCCGAGATCATCAGCGCGGTGGACGGTCCGATCGCCCTGACCGCCTGCGTCGACGGCGCGGAGGGGCATTGCGACGTCGAGAGCCTGTGCCCCATGCGCGGCAACTGGGACAAGGTCAACCGCGCGGTACGCCGCGCGCTGGAAGAGGTTTCGCTGGCGGACATGACGGCGGTGCCGACATTCCTGCCGCTCCCCGAGGTGGGGCCTGACATGACAATGAATAACCGTCGGACCGGACGGACTATGAGGGAAATAGGAGAGAAGCATGGCTGCGACGCTTGA
- the sufB gene encoding Fe-S cluster assembly protein SufB produces MAATLETVEQVRAVTEQKYKYGFFTDIESETAPKGLSEDIVRFISARKNEPEWLLEWRLKAYRHWLTMEEPDWAKLGYPAIDYQDAYYYSAPKVASKPKSLDEVDPELLRTYEKLGIPLKEQAILAGVEGAGDSPSVAVDAVFDSVSVATTFKKKLEEKGIIFCPISEAVQNHPELVKKYMGSVVPYSDNFFATLNSAVFTDGSFVYIPKGVRCPMELSTYFRINAKNTGQFERTLIIADEGSYVSYLEGCTAPQRDENQLHAAVVELITHDDAQIKYSTVQNWYPGDENGKGGIYNFVTKRGACRGKNSKISWTQVETGSAITWKYPSCILQGDNSVGEFYSVAITNNRQQADTGTKMIHIGKNTKSTIVSKGISAGRAQNTYRGLVKILPKAEGARNFTQCDSLLIGDKCGAHTVPYIESRNRSARVEHEATTAKISEDQMFYCQQRGLSSEDAVSLIVNGFCKEVLKELPMEFAVEAQKLVGISLEGSVG; encoded by the coding sequence ATGGCTGCGACGCTTGAGACTGTCGAACAGGTCCGGGCCGTTACGGAACAGAAGTACAAGTACGGGTTCTTCACGGACATCGAGTCGGAGACCGCTCCGAAGGGCCTGAGCGAGGACATCGTCCGGTTCATCTCGGCGCGCAAGAACGAGCCGGAATGGCTGCTGGAATGGCGACTGAAGGCCTATCGCCACTGGCTGACCATGGAGGAGCCGGACTGGGCCAAGCTGGGCTATCCGGCGATCGACTACCAGGACGCCTACTATTATTCGGCGCCCAAGGTGGCGTCCAAGCCCAAGAGTCTGGACGAGGTCGACCCGGAGCTTCTGCGGACCTACGAGAAGCTGGGCATCCCGCTGAAGGAGCAGGCGATCCTGGCCGGCGTCGAGGGCGCCGGGGACAGCCCGTCCGTGGCGGTCGACGCCGTGTTCGACAGCGTGTCGGTGGCGACGACCTTCAAGAAGAAGCTGGAAGAGAAGGGCATCATCTTCTGCCCGATCTCCGAGGCGGTGCAGAACCACCCGGAGCTGGTCAAGAAGTACATGGGTTCGGTGGTGCCGTACTCGGACAACTTCTTCGCGACGCTGAACTCGGCCGTCTTCACCGACGGGTCGTTCGTCTACATCCCCAAGGGCGTCCGCTGCCCGATGGAGCTGTCCACGTATTTCCGGATCAACGCCAAGAACACCGGCCAGTTCGAGCGGACGCTGATCATCGCCGACGAGGGCAGCTACGTCAGCTACCTGGAAGGCTGCACGGCGCCCCAGCGCGACGAGAACCAGCTGCACGCCGCCGTGGTCGAGCTGATCACCCATGACGACGCGCAGATCAAGTACTCGACCGTCCAGAACTGGTATCCGGGCGACGAGAACGGCAAGGGCGGCATCTACAACTTCGTGACCAAGCGCGGCGCCTGCCGCGGCAAGAACTCGAAGATCTCGTGGACGCAGGTCGAGACCGGTTCGGCGATCACCTGGAAGTATCCGAGCTGCATCCTGCAGGGCGACAATTCGGTCGGCGAGTTCTATTCGGTCGCGATCACCAACAACCGCCAGCAGGCCGATACCGGGACCAAGATGATCCATATCGGCAAGAACACGAAGTCCACCATCGTGTCGAAGGGCATCTCGGCCGGCCGGGCGCAGAACACCTATCGCGGTCTGGTCAAGATCCTGCCCAAGGCGGAGGGTGCGCGGAACTTCACCCAGTGCGACAGCCTGCTGATCGGCGACAAGTGCGGCGCCCACACGGTCCCGTACATCGAGAGCCGGAACCGCAGCGCCCGCGTCGAGCACGAGGCGACCACGGCGAAGATCAGCGAGGACCAGATGTTCTACTGCCAGCAGCGCGGCCTGTCCTCCGAGGACGCCGTGTCGCTGATCGTCAACGGCTTCTGCAAGGAGGTCCTGAAGGAGCTCCCGATGGAGTTCGCGGTCGAGGCGCAGAAGCTGGTCGGCATCAGCCTGGAAGGCAGCGTGGGATAA
- a CDS encoding DUF29 domain-containing protein, with product MTGQPASKPETKYETDYVAWTREQAEMLRSRRWDSLDLDHLIEEIEDLGGSDLAAVESHLVRVVEHLLKLEHSPARNPRDGWEDSVDTHRALTERRIARSKSLVRRIDLDGIYRTARRLAAKSLQRHDGIDPAVLPMESPYTLDQILDPDWLPENTAFPERA from the coding sequence ATGACAGGGCAGCCCGCATCCAAGCCCGAAACCAAGTATGAGACGGACTATGTGGCGTGGACGCGCGAGCAGGCCGAAATGCTCCGCTCCCGCCGCTGGGACAGCCTCGATCTTGACCATCTGATCGAGGAGATCGAAGACTTGGGCGGAAGCGATCTGGCCGCGGTGGAAAGCCATCTCGTGCGGGTGGTCGAACACCTGCTGAAGCTGGAGCATTCGCCGGCCCGGAACCCGCGCGACGGTTGGGAAGACAGCGTCGATACCCACCGCGCGCTGACGGAACGGCGGATCGCCCGGAGCAAGTCCCTGGTCCGGCGGATCGATCTGGACGGCATCTATCGTACCGCCCGCCGGCTGGCGGCGAAGAGCCTCCAGCGCCACGACGGCATCGATCCGGCCGTCCTGCCGATGGAGTCCCCCTACACGCTCGACCAGATCCTCGACCCGGACTGGCTGCCCGAGAATACCGCCTTCCCCGAGCGCGCCTGA
- the sufC gene encoding Fe-S cluster assembly ATPase SufC — translation MLEIKNLHVNVADKPILKGLDLTIGAGEVHAIMGPNGAGKSTLGYALAGRDGYEVTEGSVTYKGRDLLEMEPDERAASGVFLAFQYPVEIPGVSNTTFLKSAVNSIRKARGEKELDAMEFLKLIRAKTKQLGMTDEMLKRAVNVGFSGGEKKRNEVLQMAVLDPAFCVLDETDSGLDIDALRIVADGVNALRGPERGILVITHYQRLLDYIVPDKVHVLANGRIVRTGDKSLALELEEKGYAEFGVDEAA, via the coding sequence ATGCTCGAAATCAAGAATCTCCACGTCAACGTCGCCGACAAGCCGATCCTGAAGGGCCTGGACCTGACCATCGGCGCCGGCGAGGTCCATGCCATCATGGGGCCGAACGGCGCCGGCAAGAGCACGCTGGGCTACGCGCTGGCGGGCCGCGACGGCTATGAGGTCACCGAGGGCAGCGTGACCTACAAGGGGCGGGACCTGCTGGAGATGGAGCCGGACGAGCGCGCCGCCTCGGGCGTGTTCCTGGCCTTCCAGTACCCGGTCGAGATCCCCGGCGTGTCCAACACCACCTTCCTGAAGTCGGCGGTCAACTCCATCCGCAAGGCGCGCGGGGAGAAGGAGCTGGACGCCATGGAGTTCCTGAAGCTGATCAGGGCCAAGACCAAGCAGCTCGGCATGACCGACGAGATGCTGAAGCGCGCGGTCAACGTGGGCTTCTCCGGCGGCGAGAAGAAGCGCAACGAGGTGCTTCAGATGGCCGTGCTGGACCCGGCGTTCTGCGTGCTGGACGAGACCGACAGCGGGCTCGACATCGACGCGCTGCGCATCGTGGCCGACGGCGTCAACGCGCTGCGCGGCCCGGAGCGCGGCATCCTGGTGATCACCCACTATCAGCGCCTGCTGGACTACATCGTTCCGGACAAGGTCCACGTGCTGGCCAACGGCCGCATCGTGCGCACCGGCGACAAGAGCCTGGCGCTGGAGCTGGAAGAGAAGGGCTACGCCGAGTTCGGCGTGGACGAGGCCGCCTGA
- the sufD gene encoding Fe-S cluster assembly protein SufD produces MAKNSMTTDTNTIQPYLDHHGRVAAALPGGELPWLAGLRETGLARFSRQGFPTARVEAWRYTSLRPLEKVAFEPASAAGGALSIDVLPTVMPAGQASHRLVFVDGAFRADLSSVGALPEGAVVTSLRQALTGHAALLERYLGHVGVTDANPFQALNTAFLADGLVVHLPKGVAVSEPIEAVFVGSGGGAGTGKPTMHHPRILVVAEANAEATLVEHHVGQGDGVYFANLVTEIVAGEGARLHHYKVQRESREAFHMATVTADLAKDASYDNFVLTMGGRLSRNEIKPVLNGTGVECRLSGSYMVNGQQHCDTTTVIDHAQPHCTSREVYKGVIDGNAKAVFQGKIIVRPDAQKTDGYQLNRALLLSDTAEIDSKPELEIYADDVKCSHGATAGELDDDQLFYLRARGIDLESARNLLISAFLADAIEEVRIDTVREAFQGMVTGWLKTQRV; encoded by the coding sequence ATGGCGAAGAATTCGATGACGACCGATACCAACACGATCCAGCCCTATCTGGACCACCATGGCCGGGTGGCGGCCGCCCTTCCCGGCGGCGAGCTGCCGTGGCTGGCCGGGCTGCGCGAGACAGGCCTCGCCCGGTTCAGCCGGCAGGGTTTCCCGACCGCCCGGGTCGAGGCGTGGCGCTACACCAGCCTGCGCCCGCTGGAAAAGGTCGCGTTCGAGCCGGCGTCCGCCGCGGGAGGTGCCTTGTCGATCGACGTGCTGCCGACCGTCATGCCGGCCGGGCAGGCGTCGCACCGGCTGGTGTTCGTGGACGGCGCGTTCCGCGCGGACCTCTCCTCCGTCGGCGCGTTGCCGGAGGGGGCCGTCGTGACCTCCCTGAGGCAGGCGCTGACCGGGCATGCCGCCTTGCTGGAGCGCTACCTGGGCCATGTCGGCGTGACCGACGCCAACCCGTTCCAGGCGCTGAACACCGCGTTCCTGGCCGATGGGCTGGTCGTCCACCTGCCCAAGGGCGTCGCGGTGAGCGAGCCGATCGAGGCCGTGTTCGTCGGCAGCGGCGGCGGTGCGGGAACCGGCAAGCCGACCATGCATCATCCGCGCATCCTGGTGGTGGCCGAGGCCAACGCCGAGGCGACGCTGGTCGAGCACCATGTCGGGCAGGGGGACGGCGTCTATTTCGCCAACCTCGTGACCGAGATCGTGGCCGGCGAGGGCGCCCGGCTGCATCATTACAAGGTGCAGCGGGAAAGCCGCGAAGCTTTCCACATGGCGACGGTCACCGCCGACCTGGCCAAGGACGCCAGCTACGACAATTTCGTGCTGACCATGGGCGGACGGCTGTCACGCAATGAAATCAAGCCTGTGTTGAACGGCACGGGCGTCGAATGCCGGCTGTCGGGTTCCTACATGGTGAACGGTCAGCAGCACTGTGACACCACCACGGTGATCGACCACGCCCAGCCCCACTGCACCAGCCGCGAAGTCTACAAGGGCGTCATCGACGGCAATGCCAAGGCGGTGTTCCAGGGCAAGATCATCGTGCGACCGGACGCGCAGAAGACCGACGGCTACCAGCTGAACCGGGCGCTGCTGCTGTCCGACACGGCCGAGATCGACAGCAAGCCCGAACTGGAGATCTATGCCGACGACGTGAAGTGCAGCCACGGCGCCACCGCCGGCGAACTGGACGACGATCAGCTGTTCTATCTGCGCGCCCGCGGCATCGACCTCGAGAGCGCCCGGAACCTGCTGATCTCCGCCTTCCTGGCGGACGCGATCGAGGAGGTCCGGATCGACACGGTGCGCGAGGCATTCCAGGGCATGGTTACCGGCTGGCTGAAGACCCAGCGAGTCTGA